The Corynebacterium comes genome window below encodes:
- a CDS encoding zinc-dependent alcohol dehydrogenase, whose translation MRAIIKPGPQPGAEYQINAPEPIEVPAGHIKVQIAAASVCGSDRSMYQYNDAAAAFRPELPKIMGHEGSGTIVEIGGGITGFTPGDRVAFDSHVACYACFQCQNDNPHLCENMQLLGYHTDGLFAEYVVVPVQAAFKLPHDFNLEEAALLEPAGVAMHAIQASEQPLLSKRVLITGGGPVGLFIAELARIAGAAKVVVVEPNPYRREFAESLGAIGMEPNESIPEQLREMSQDRHGFDVGFEASGHPSSFPTILNSLRTGGTFVSVGFGRSLGEFDAAEYLNRRNITFKGCFGRRLWSTWDLLSVLIAEDKLKLSTFITHRLPLSEFERAIELLSEDSCKVILLPQES comes from the coding sequence ATGCGCGCCATCATCAAGCCCGGCCCTCAGCCGGGAGCCGAGTATCAGATCAATGCTCCCGAGCCCATCGAGGTACCGGCCGGTCATATCAAGGTCCAGATTGCGGCGGCCTCTGTCTGTGGTTCTGATCGGTCGATGTATCAGTACAATGACGCGGCGGCGGCTTTCCGCCCTGAGCTGCCCAAGATCATGGGCCACGAAGGCTCCGGCACCATCGTTGAGATCGGCGGGGGAATCACAGGATTTACCCCTGGCGACCGGGTCGCATTTGATTCGCACGTCGCTTGTTACGCCTGCTTCCAGTGCCAGAACGACAACCCACATCTGTGCGAGAACATGCAGCTGCTCGGCTACCACACGGATGGCCTATTCGCGGAGTACGTGGTGGTTCCCGTGCAGGCGGCCTTCAAACTTCCCCACGACTTCAATCTCGAGGAGGCAGCCCTACTGGAACCGGCAGGCGTGGCCATGCACGCAATCCAGGCCTCTGAACAGCCGCTACTGTCAAAGCGCGTCCTGATCACCGGGGGCGGCCCGGTGGGTCTGTTCATTGCCGAACTGGCCCGCATTGCCGGCGCCGCCAAGGTCGTAGTCGTCGAACCGAACCCGTACCGTCGGGAATTCGCCGAATCGCTCGGCGCCATCGGGATGGAGCCGAACGAGAGCATCCCCGAGCAGCTGCGGGAGATGAGTCAGGATCGCCACGGCTTCGATGTGGGGTTTGAGGCCTCCGGCCACCCCAGCAGCTTTCCCACTATCCTGAACTCCCTCCGAACGGGCGGCACTTTCGTCTCCGTCGGATTTGGCCGCAGCCTCGGCGAGTTCGACGCCGCTGAGTACCTCAACCGGCGCAACATTACCTTCAAGGGCTGCTTTGGCCGCCGACTCTGGTCCACCTGGGATCTGCTGTCCGTACTGATTGCCGAGGACAAGCTGAAGTTATCTACCTTTATCACTCACCGGCTACCGTTGTCGGAGTTCGAACGTGCCATTGAGCTCCTCTCCGAGGACTCCTGCAAGGTGATCCTGCTTCCGCAGGAGAGTTAG
- a CDS encoding DinB family protein encodes MDIKDAYLNLIDRATANLERVPLLSPAQLNTQPGGHPNTAAWNLWHAGRVLDVLGASALAGQPQVWEEQDYRSSFNIGAAGEQTGFGHTDEEALAVIVEDRDLLVDYISASLAALREYVSTLKAEDFGKVIGEFNGAPETIQGRLSLILIDALQHVGMVQYIGGAPELGR; translated from the coding sequence ATGGATATCAAGGACGCATACCTGAACCTCATTGACCGCGCGACCGCCAACCTCGAGCGCGTGCCGCTGCTCTCCCCGGCGCAGCTGAACACCCAGCCGGGCGGCCACCCCAACACCGCCGCGTGGAACCTGTGGCACGCCGGCCGTGTCCTGGACGTGCTGGGCGCCTCCGCACTCGCGGGACAGCCCCAGGTGTGGGAGGAGCAGGACTACCGCTCCAGCTTCAACATCGGCGCGGCCGGTGAGCAGACCGGTTTCGGCCACACCGACGAAGAGGCCCTCGCCGTCATCGTCGAGGACCGGGACCTGCTGGTCGACTACATCAGTGCGTCGCTGGCGGCCCTGCGCGAGTACGTCTCCACCCTCAAGGCGGAGGATTTCGGCAAGGTCATCGGCGAGTTCAACGGTGCGCCGGAAACCATCCAGGGCCGCCTGAGCCTCATCCTCATCGACGCTCTCCAGCACGTGGGCATGGTCCAGTACATCGGCGGTGCCCCGGAGCTGGGCAGGTAG
- a CDS encoding ABC transporter ATP-binding protein: protein MSAIDIHDLSVTFPDGTTGLADVNLSVRPEEFVALIGPSGSGKTTLLRTIAGFVPPSTGHVALGGEDVTRVPPEKRRIGMVFQQHAVWPHMTVAANVAYPLKMRGVDKRGRGERVDRALELVGLDGFAQRRPDSLSGGQRQRVALARAIIADPTALLLDEALSALDEPLRDNLRRELVTLTRREGLTTVHVTHDRSEALSIADRVVVLDRGRIQQIATPQDLVHRPATARVAAFIADAALLDASFTDAVTSGTLTWAPDEVEFLGSPTPELTLAVLPAAVEVLPAGTPGALPAEVRSVLYDSGDWSVTLDAMGTVFRAIVRGVRPEVGDQVSMRIRRPLAYPA from the coding sequence GTGTCGGCCATCGACATCCATGACCTCAGCGTCACCTTCCCGGACGGCACCACCGGCCTCGCGGACGTGAACCTGAGCGTCCGGCCCGAGGAGTTCGTGGCGCTCATCGGCCCCTCCGGCTCCGGCAAGACCACCCTGCTGCGCACCATCGCGGGCTTCGTCCCGCCGAGCACGGGCCACGTCGCCCTCGGGGGCGAGGACGTCACCCGTGTTCCCCCGGAGAAGCGCCGCATCGGCATGGTGTTCCAGCAGCACGCCGTGTGGCCGCACATGACGGTGGCGGCGAATGTGGCGTACCCGCTGAAGATGCGCGGCGTCGATAAGCGTGGGCGCGGTGAGCGCGTCGACCGCGCACTCGAGTTGGTCGGCCTCGACGGGTTCGCGCAGCGCAGGCCCGACTCGCTCTCCGGTGGCCAGCGGCAGCGCGTGGCGCTGGCGCGCGCCATCATCGCCGACCCCACCGCCCTGCTTCTCGACGAAGCCCTCTCCGCCCTCGACGAACCCCTGCGCGACAACCTCCGCCGCGAGCTGGTCACGCTCACGCGCCGCGAAGGGCTGACCACCGTCCACGTCACCCACGACCGCTCGGAGGCGTTGTCGATCGCGGACCGTGTGGTCGTGCTCGACAGGGGCCGCATCCAGCAGATCGCCACGCCGCAGGACCTCGTGCACCGCCCCGCCACCGCCCGGGTCGCCGCGTTCATCGCGGACGCGGCGCTTCTCGACGCCTCGTTCACCGACGCCGTCACCTCCGGCACCCTCACCTGGGCCCCGGACGAGGTCGAATTTCTCGGCTCCCCCACCCCGGAGCTGACCCTCGCGGTCCTGCCCGCCGCCGTGGAGGTCCTGCCCGCCGGCACTCCGGGGGCGCTTCCCGCCGAGGTCAGGTCGGTGCTCTACGACTCCGGCGACTGGTCCGTCACCCTCGACGCGATGGGGACGGTGTTCCGGGCGATCGTGCGGGGCGTGCGGCCCGAGGTCGGGGACCAGGTGTCGATGCGCATCCGCCGACCCCTGGCCTACCCCGCCTGA
- a CDS encoding SDR family oxidoreductase, whose amino-acid sequence MKQKLLVTGGASGIGKAIAELGMSRGWEVAVIDRQPTSVGASYIADLSDTDSTQQALEEILSKGPVTRLVNNVGAVFPAAAEETTLADLQRSFDLNLRSALQCSQAVLPGMKEQQFGRIVNMTSRAALGKELRTSYAVAKAGLIGLTRVWALETARDGITVNAIGPGPIATELFLKANPADSPKTKAIIDGVPVGRLGTPEDVASSVAFFLDDAAGFVTGQVLYVCGGLTVGNAPV is encoded by the coding sequence ATGAAGCAGAAATTACTGGTCACGGGCGGCGCATCTGGGATCGGAAAGGCCATCGCGGAGTTAGGTATGTCCCGTGGATGGGAGGTAGCCGTCATTGACCGGCAGCCGACGTCCGTGGGCGCCTCCTACATCGCGGACCTATCGGACACCGATTCCACACAACAGGCACTGGAGGAAATTCTCAGTAAGGGGCCGGTGACCCGGCTGGTCAACAACGTGGGGGCTGTCTTTCCTGCGGCAGCCGAGGAAACAACGCTGGCGGACCTGCAGCGTTCCTTTGATCTCAATCTTCGCAGCGCCCTCCAGTGTTCACAGGCGGTACTGCCCGGAATGAAGGAACAGCAGTTCGGTCGCATCGTCAATATGACCTCCCGTGCAGCGTTAGGCAAGGAACTTCGCACGTCCTACGCCGTGGCGAAGGCCGGTCTGATCGGTTTGACCCGGGTCTGGGCTCTCGAGACGGCACGGGACGGCATCACGGTCAACGCGATCGGCCCGGGGCCGATCGCAACGGAACTGTTTCTCAAAGCAAACCCTGCGGATTCACCAAAAACTAAGGCGATTATCGACGGTGTACCGGTTGGCCGCCTGGGCACGCCGGAGGATGTCGCATCCTCCGTTGCTTTCTTCCTGGATGACGCCGCTGGCTTCGTTACCGGTCAGGTGCTCTACGTCTGTGGCGGCCTCACCGTGGGCAACGCACCGGTGTAA
- a CDS encoding ABC transporter permease, giving the protein MHALSLMRAGVWLIVLGLFVTPLALVVTLAAGGNQIPTLLNQGLGAAVWNSTYTTLLSALGAVIFGTLIALVLDRTNAAGTTALRLFLLSPLLIPPFIGAIAWLQLFGPNQGLNRFFGTEVWNIYGADGVTFLLILHSYPIVYVIVSAGLRSIPSDLEQAARVSGADTTTVLRTVTLPLLRPALLSAFTLTAVANLADFGIPALLGSPARFETLATMIYRFMESGTVGNPLQVVSTIGVVLLVLGIGAVLADHLVAHRASSKLQDTGQSLRFDLGGARWPVTAVAWVVGLAVTLGPIMGLAYRALLPAPGIPFTMDTITLENFRRSLANPRVAEGFSNSVTLALATAVIAGVLGWFIGLLVTRTRFVGNTALTLTVLLPTALPGLIIGVGWLILGRYTGIYNTMWVLLGAYVCAFTAMVLQAVRAPLQGTPLAVEEAARISGAGRLRALLGTTGAMAIPAAFSGAMLVAVTAVRELTVSILLIAPGTTTLGVQVFNLQQAGNYNQASALSLMFALVGILALALTVRSPKVRS; this is encoded by the coding sequence ATGCATGCTCTGTCCCTGATGCGCGCCGGGGTGTGGCTGATCGTCCTCGGACTGTTCGTCACACCCCTGGCGCTCGTCGTCACCCTCGCCGCGGGCGGGAACCAGATCCCCACCCTGCTCAACCAGGGCCTGGGCGCCGCGGTGTGGAATTCGACCTACACCACGCTGCTCTCCGCCCTCGGTGCGGTGATCTTCGGCACCCTGATTGCGCTCGTGCTCGACCGCACGAACGCCGCCGGCACGACCGCTCTCCGGCTGTTCCTGCTCTCGCCGCTGCTCATCCCGCCGTTCATCGGTGCGATCGCCTGGCTGCAGCTCTTCGGCCCGAACCAGGGCCTCAACCGCTTCTTCGGCACCGAGGTGTGGAACATCTACGGCGCCGACGGCGTGACATTCCTGCTCATCCTGCACTCCTATCCGATCGTCTACGTCATCGTCTCCGCGGGCCTGCGGTCCATCCCCTCGGATCTGGAGCAGGCTGCACGCGTGAGCGGCGCGGACACTACGACGGTGCTGCGGACAGTCACCCTGCCGCTCCTCCGCCCGGCCCTGCTCTCGGCCTTCACTCTCACCGCCGTGGCCAACCTGGCGGACTTCGGCATCCCGGCCCTGCTGGGCTCCCCCGCCCGCTTCGAGACCCTGGCCACCATGATCTACCGCTTCATGGAGTCCGGAACCGTGGGCAACCCCCTGCAGGTCGTCTCCACGATCGGCGTCGTGCTGCTCGTGCTGGGCATCGGCGCCGTCCTCGCCGACCACCTCGTGGCCCATCGTGCGTCCTCCAAGCTGCAGGACACCGGCCAGTCGCTGCGTTTCGATCTCGGCGGTGCCCGCTGGCCGGTCACCGCCGTCGCCTGGGTGGTGGGCCTGGCGGTCACACTCGGCCCCATCATGGGCCTGGCCTACCGGGCCCTGCTGCCCGCCCCCGGCATCCCCTTCACCATGGACACCATCACGCTGGAGAACTTCCGCCGGTCCCTGGCCAACCCGCGCGTCGCCGAGGGCTTCAGCAACTCCGTCACCCTGGCGTTGGCGACGGCGGTGATCGCCGGAGTTCTGGGCTGGTTCATCGGCCTGCTGGTCACCCGCACCCGGTTCGTCGGCAACACCGCCCTCACGCTCACCGTGCTGCTGCCGACGGCTCTGCCGGGCCTGATCATCGGTGTCGGCTGGCTCATCCTCGGTCGCTACACCGGCATCTACAACACCATGTGGGTGCTCCTCGGCGCCTATGTCTGCGCGTTCACCGCCATGGTGCTCCAGGCGGTCCGGGCACCCCTGCAGGGCACGCCGCTGGCGGTCGAGGAGGCCGCCCGCATCAGTGGCGCGGGCCGGCTGCGCGCCCTGCTGGGCACCACCGGCGCCATGGCGATCCCGGCGGCGTTCTCCGGCGCGATGCTCGTGGCGGTCACCGCCGTCCGGGAACTGACGGTGTCCATCCTGCTCATCGCGCCCGGCACCACCACCCTCGGCGTGCAGGTGTTCAACCTGCAGCAGGCCGGAAACTACAACCAGGCGTCGGCGTTGTCGCTGATGTTCGCGCTCGTCGGTATCCTCGCCCTGGCGCTGACCGTGCGTTCCCCGAAAGTCAGGAGTTGA
- a CDS encoding tryptophan-rich sensory protein: MSHPTTAPARGSTWLLPVITLVGVAFAIAAAFFGSGALGGTPINEAAGGSLSADATPLAPAGTAFSIWSVIYLGLAGYAFWQLSGTARRSERERSLRPWALLSVLLNAAWIWTVQLGSLIASVAVILALLAVLIRIMFLLGAPRTGGMVERVLTDATFGLYFGWVLVATFANTWAWLAASDVEAMREIPVGVAGIVVATVVAVVAAVLDGGRLAPVLATSWGLAWIAVGRTEGQFESSALVWAAGIAAVIVLLAPVPGRMRR, from the coding sequence ATGTCCCATCCCACCACTGCCCCTGCCCGTGGCAGCACCTGGTTGCTGCCCGTGATCACCCTCGTCGGCGTCGCCTTCGCCATAGCCGCGGCCTTCTTCGGCAGCGGGGCCCTGGGCGGCACCCCCATCAACGAAGCGGCCGGCGGCTCATTGTCCGCCGACGCCACCCCGCTCGCCCCCGCAGGCACGGCCTTCAGCATCTGGAGCGTGATCTACCTCGGCCTGGCCGGCTACGCCTTCTGGCAGCTGTCGGGCACGGCACGTCGATCCGAACGCGAACGCTCGCTGCGCCCCTGGGCCCTGCTCTCCGTGCTGCTCAACGCGGCCTGGATCTGGACGGTGCAGCTCGGGTCGCTCATCGCCTCCGTGGCGGTGATCCTCGCCCTGTTGGCGGTGCTCATCCGGATCATGTTCCTCCTGGGTGCCCCACGCACGGGCGGCATGGTCGAGCGGGTGCTCACCGACGCCACCTTCGGCCTGTACTTCGGATGGGTGCTGGTGGCCACCTTCGCCAACACCTGGGCCTGGCTGGCGGCGTCAGACGTCGAGGCCATGCGGGAGATCCCCGTCGGGGTGGCCGGCATCGTCGTGGCGACTGTCGTGGCGGTGGTGGCCGCCGTGCTGGACGGCGGCCGGCTGGCCCCTGTCCTGGCCACCTCCTGGGGGCTGGCCTGGATTGCGGTGGGTCGCACGGAAGGACAGTTCGAGTCTTCGGCGCTGGTCTGGGCCGCCGGCATTGCCGCCGTCATCGTGCTCCTGGCACCGGTCCCGGGCAGAATGCGGAGGTGA
- a CDS encoding ABC transporter substrate-binding protein, producing MVSFPRPNFRRSLFAATAVGASAALLVSCAEPSEDTDAAATTETTATSEITTITVYTSEPEEKVDEINAAFMEANPDIEVEVYRAGTGDLNARIAGEKQSGEIEADILWAADSATFETYKAAGDLAELQDVDTSDLIEEAVDAEGFYVGTRIIPTVIAYNTDIVDEADAPQSWADLVDPKYAGQLVMPDPAVSGAAAFNASVWKNNDQLGEEWINALGENQPMIAQSNGPTSQEIAGGGHPVGVVVDYLVRDLADAGSPIAAVYPTEGAPYITEPAGVFEASANKEAAERYINFLLSEEGQKLAVEQAYLPVREDVGTPENTPELADIALMTPDLKVVTDDKDAAVELFQNAMQ from the coding sequence ATGGTCTCCTTCCCCCGTCCCAACTTCCGCCGCTCCCTCTTCGCGGCCACCGCAGTCGGCGCCTCCGCAGCGCTCCTCGTCTCCTGCGCCGAGCCCTCCGAGGACACCGACGCAGCGGCCACCACCGAGACCACCGCAACCTCGGAGATCACCACGATCACGGTGTACACCTCCGAGCCGGAGGAGAAGGTCGACGAGATCAACGCCGCTTTCATGGAGGCCAACCCGGACATCGAGGTCGAGGTGTACCGCGCCGGTACCGGTGACCTGAATGCCCGTATCGCCGGTGAGAAGCAGTCCGGCGAGATCGAGGCCGACATCCTCTGGGCCGCCGATTCCGCCACCTTCGAGACCTATAAGGCGGCCGGTGACCTCGCCGAGCTGCAGGACGTGGACACCTCCGACCTCATCGAGGAGGCCGTTGACGCCGAGGGCTTCTACGTGGGCACCCGCATCATCCCGACCGTCATCGCCTACAACACGGACATCGTCGACGAAGCCGACGCCCCGCAGTCCTGGGCCGACCTGGTCGACCCGAAGTACGCGGGCCAGCTGGTCATGCCGGACCCGGCCGTCTCCGGTGCCGCCGCCTTCAACGCCTCGGTGTGGAAGAACAATGATCAGCTGGGCGAGGAGTGGATCAACGCCCTCGGCGAGAACCAGCCGATGATCGCCCAGTCCAACGGCCCGACCTCCCAGGAGATCGCCGGCGGCGGCCACCCGGTGGGTGTCGTCGTGGATTACCTCGTGCGTGACCTGGCCGACGCCGGTTCCCCGATCGCGGCCGTCTACCCGACCGAGGGCGCACCGTACATCACGGAGCCGGCCGGCGTCTTCGAGGCCTCGGCCAACAAGGAGGCCGCCGAGCGCTACATCAACTTCCTGCTCTCCGAGGAGGGTCAGAAGCTCGCCGTCGAGCAGGCCTACCTGCCGGTGCGTGAGGATGTGGGCACCCCGGAGAACACCCCGGAGCTCGCCGACATCGCTCTGATGACCCCGGACCTCAAGGTCGTCACGGACGACAAGGACGCGGCCGTCGAGCTGTTCCAGAACGCCATGCAGTAA
- a CDS encoding YncE family protein: protein MLRNSPKIAISLVAGSLLFAVASCTPPSENAAAQTLETSASPASAADTAAGWSEKLIDAPYKPEDLVQTSSGAVIVSAMAENPGESGSSGSLYYMDPDTTEISPAWPSGSVDNALNNELFPECSGPLSDDETSPHGITVESVDDGTERLYVVNHGSHESIEVFDVRNDDGQPGLTWIGCVELPEGSFGNGVAADPNSDGFFVTHFLNPADMENEFKRAFAGEDTGHVLHWTPESGWTQLPESTMSTPNGIAVSEDGESLYVASWGGRKLVEIDPSSGAVLRETPVDIMPDNLRFTDSGSVLVTGQMIDSFETFFGYEFEGLQPEDRYDVLELDPESFTTAVFAEGSVAGFGNPTTALPVGDKVFVGAVAGTQILELSRQ from the coding sequence ATGCTGAGAAACTCCCCGAAGATTGCGATCTCCCTTGTGGCAGGCTCACTGCTTTTCGCTGTGGCCTCGTGCACCCCACCCTCCGAAAACGCCGCCGCACAGACCCTTGAGACGTCAGCCTCGCCTGCGTCCGCAGCCGACACCGCCGCCGGCTGGTCCGAGAAGCTTATCGACGCCCCGTACAAGCCGGAGGATCTCGTGCAGACGTCTTCAGGTGCCGTCATTGTCAGCGCCATGGCAGAGAACCCGGGCGAGAGCGGCTCCTCAGGTTCCCTCTACTACATGGATCCGGACACGACCGAGATTTCGCCGGCCTGGCCCAGCGGGTCCGTCGACAATGCCCTGAACAATGAGCTGTTCCCTGAGTGCTCAGGGCCGCTGAGCGATGACGAGACCTCACCGCACGGCATCACAGTGGAATCCGTTGACGACGGAACCGAACGTCTCTACGTGGTCAACCACGGTAGCCACGAAAGCATCGAGGTATTCGACGTCCGCAACGACGATGGCCAGCCGGGGCTCACCTGGATCGGGTGCGTCGAACTCCCGGAGGGAAGCTTCGGCAACGGCGTCGCCGCGGACCCGAACAGTGACGGATTCTTTGTCACACATTTCCTCAACCCGGCTGACATGGAGAACGAATTCAAACGGGCTTTCGCGGGCGAGGACACCGGGCACGTTCTGCACTGGACGCCCGAGTCCGGTTGGACACAGCTGCCAGAATCCACGATGTCCACCCCCAACGGCATTGCCGTCTCCGAAGACGGTGAGAGCCTCTATGTCGCGTCCTGGGGCGGCAGGAAGCTCGTGGAGATTGACCCTTCCTCCGGCGCCGTTCTTCGCGAGACCCCCGTGGACATCATGCCTGACAACCTGCGCTTCACCGACTCAGGTTCGGTCCTGGTGACAGGCCAGATGATCGACAGCTTCGAGACCTTCTTCGGATACGAATTCGAAGGCCTGCAGCCCGAGGACCGCTATGACGTCCTCGAACTGGACCCGGAGAGTTTCACTACCGCTGTGTTCGCGGAGGGTTCGGTCGCCGGGTTCGGTAACCCCACCACCGCCCTCCCCGTCGGAGACAAGGTCTTCGTCGGAGCAGTCGCAGGCACACAGATCCTGGAGCTGTCCCGCCAGTAG
- a CDS encoding 2-keto-3-deoxygluconate permease, with the protein MDAVFRAIGKIPGALMVVPLFLGAIMNTFFPDVLDIGAFTTALFRDGAPVLIGLFFVAVGSQISFRTALPSLEKGLTLVLAKYGAAVAVGVSIAFLSPSGTLWGLLPLAVIAAMSNSNGSLYVALTSQFGSKTDKGAISVLSINDGPFLTMLAMGAAGLAQLPMMALFAAIFPMILGFILGNSSEQARAFLAPGEKLIIPFAAFALGAGIDFRVLVGSGAIGILLGLLTVIVSGGLAIAAVYLWHRLRRHPKPTRNVLSGAAESAVAGNAIATPAAIVAVDPSLASIQAEATAQVAAAVVVTAFISPFLVSWISKRQIGKGITKEAENLYFEDPARFEEVWEVDQSLRASAITEAPVEPESDLSRRVQAKKGSVS; encoded by the coding sequence ATGGATGCAGTATTCCGAGCTATTGGAAAGATCCCGGGCGCGCTCATGGTCGTCCCGCTGTTCCTCGGCGCGATCATGAACACTTTCTTCCCCGACGTCCTCGACATCGGCGCCTTCACCACTGCGCTATTCCGCGACGGTGCCCCCGTCCTTATTGGCCTGTTTTTCGTGGCCGTTGGCTCACAGATCAGCTTCCGTACCGCGCTCCCTTCGCTGGAGAAGGGCCTGACCCTGGTCCTAGCCAAGTATGGTGCAGCAGTGGCTGTCGGTGTCTCCATCGCCTTCCTCTCTCCTAGTGGAACTCTTTGGGGTTTGCTTCCGCTCGCGGTCATCGCCGCGATGTCCAACTCCAACGGTTCGCTCTACGTCGCGTTGACCTCTCAGTTCGGTTCCAAGACCGATAAGGGTGCTATCTCGGTACTCTCCATCAACGACGGCCCCTTCCTGACCATGCTGGCAATGGGGGCTGCGGGTCTGGCGCAGCTGCCGATGATGGCGCTGTTCGCCGCTATCTTCCCCATGATCCTAGGCTTCATCCTCGGTAACTCTTCGGAGCAGGCCCGCGCCTTCCTTGCCCCAGGCGAAAAGCTGATCATCCCGTTCGCGGCCTTCGCCCTAGGCGCCGGCATTGACTTCCGGGTTCTCGTGGGATCCGGCGCCATTGGCATTCTTCTGGGTCTCCTCACCGTCATCGTCTCCGGTGGCCTTGCCATCGCTGCGGTCTACCTGTGGCACCGTCTCCGCCGCCACCCGAAGCCGACCCGCAACGTCCTGTCCGGTGCAGCAGAATCCGCCGTCGCAGGTAACGCCATCGCCACCCCAGCCGCTATCGTCGCTGTGGACCCTTCCCTCGCATCCATCCAGGCCGAGGCGACTGCACAGGTGGCAGCCGCAGTCGTTGTCACGGCCTTCATCAGCCCCTTCCTAGTCTCCTGGATCTCTAAGCGCCAGATCGGGAAGGGCATCACGAAGGAAGCTGAGAACCTTTACTTCGAGGATCCGGCTCGCTTCGAAGAGGTATGGGAGGTTGATCAGAGTCTTCGTGCTTCGGCGATCACCGAAGCTCCGGTAGAGCCGGAGTCCGATCTCTCCCGACGGGTCCAGGCGAAAAAGGGATCCGTGAGCTGA
- a CDS encoding MFS transporter codes for MSRTTTAPPAPGVIELESPAKNSMWSYENKLVLLFFFAVGLICFDRLAINFLMPYIQQDLGINNTQVGMLSAAAALTWAIASVIGGRLSDKVPSKRMFLVFLIIAFSVASMMQGLAGGFIQLLILRLIMGMFEGPAIPVTQSVLAIESSPHRRGLNLGFAMNTAQGLFGSILAPIAIVALAEAFDWRSAFYFTMLPGLVIAFFVWRIMREPEPRGLGAEDQEKELQEGRSKGEIGEVLRNRNVLMSVLMFGGIMVFAIVLQVFGPLMMTNERGYTPTAMSVIMSAFGLGTALWGFVIPMVSDHLGRKPVAVIFAPFTVIAPLAVIYVDNMALLALAMFVSAAAMGVLGMALSVIPVEAVSPMMAGLAVGIPVGFGEILGGFLAPILAGALADSHGLSASLFVAAGGGLIATLAAMFLRETSPRVLARRNGDRRPVTVVSEEL; via the coding sequence ATGTCACGTACCACCACCGCTCCACCCGCTCCTGGCGTTATCGAGCTCGAGTCTCCCGCCAAGAACAGCATGTGGAGCTACGAGAACAAGCTGGTCCTGCTGTTCTTCTTCGCCGTCGGACTCATCTGCTTCGACCGACTCGCGATCAACTTCCTGATGCCGTACATCCAGCAGGATCTGGGGATCAACAACACCCAGGTCGGCATGCTGTCCGCTGCCGCAGCACTGACCTGGGCCATCGCTTCTGTCATCGGCGGAAGGCTCTCGGACAAGGTCCCGTCGAAGCGGATGTTCCTGGTCTTCCTCATCATCGCGTTCTCTGTGGCGTCGATGATGCAGGGCCTGGCCGGCGGCTTCATCCAGCTTCTTATTCTGCGTCTGATCATGGGAATGTTCGAAGGTCCGGCCATTCCGGTCACCCAGTCGGTGCTGGCCATTGAGTCCTCGCCGCATCGCCGCGGCCTCAACCTGGGCTTCGCCATGAACACCGCCCAGGGCCTGTTCGGTTCCATTCTGGCCCCGATCGCCATTGTCGCCCTCGCCGAGGCTTTCGACTGGCGCTCCGCGTTCTATTTCACGATGCTTCCGGGCCTGGTCATCGCATTCTTCGTGTGGCGGATCATGCGGGAGCCGGAGCCGCGGGGCCTCGGTGCGGAGGACCAGGAGAAGGAACTCCAGGAAGGCCGTTCCAAGGGTGAGATCGGTGAGGTCCTCCGGAACCGCAACGTCCTGATGTCTGTGCTGATGTTCGGCGGGATCATGGTCTTCGCCATCGTCCTGCAGGTCTTCGGGCCCTTGATGATGACCAACGAACGCGGCTACACGCCGACCGCGATGTCGGTGATCATGTCAGCCTTCGGCCTGGGCACCGCACTCTGGGGCTTTGTCATTCCCATGGTCTCCGATCATCTCGGCCGCAAACCAGTGGCGGTGATTTTCGCCCCCTTTACGGTGATCGCCCCGCTTGCCGTCATCTACGTCGACAACATGGCACTTCTCGCCCTGGCGATGTTCGTGTCCGCCGCAGCGATGGGTGTTCTCGGTATGGCCCTGAGCGTCATCCCCGTGGAGGCTGTGTCCCCGATGATGGCAGGCCTCGCCGTCGGTATCCCGGTCGGGTTCGGCGAGATCCTCGGTGGCTTCCTCGCCCCGATCCTCGCCGGCGCCCTCGCCGATTCCCACGGGCTGTCCGCCTCCCTGTTCGTTGCAGCCGGTGGCGGTCTTATCGCGACCCTCGCGGCCATGTTCCTGCGAGAGACGTCACCACGAGTGCTCGCCCGCCGAAACGGCGACCGTCGCCCCGTCACTGTCGTCTCGGAAGAGCTCTGA